One Mucilaginibacter ginkgonis genomic region harbors:
- the scpB gene encoding SMC-Scp complex subunit ScpB has translation MENLKQVVQALIFASEQSIRIEELQFCLQATYEKDIEKSEIEDTIRAIRSDYSDNNFAIELIKTGNGYQFLTKKEFHPAINQLLQQRSKKKLSQAAVETLAIVAYKQPITRVEIEQIRGVNCDYTLQKLLDKELITISGKSDTVGKPLLYTTGQLFMDYFGINNLADLPHVKDIAESGETIGDEAK, from the coding sequence ATGGAGAATTTAAAACAGGTTGTGCAGGCACTCATATTTGCGTCAGAACAAAGCATACGCATAGAAGAACTGCAATTTTGCCTTCAGGCGACTTATGAAAAAGACATTGAGAAGTCTGAAATCGAGGATACAATTAGAGCTATTAGGAGTGATTATTCTGATAATAACTTCGCTATCGAGTTGATAAAAACCGGGAATGGTTACCAATTTTTAACCAAAAAGGAATTTCATCCGGCTATAAATCAGCTACTGCAGCAGCGCTCAAAAAAGAAATTAAGCCAGGCGGCAGTCGAAACGTTGGCTATAGTTGCCTATAAGCAACCAATAACCCGGGTTGAAATAGAACAGATACGCGGGGTTAATTGCGATTATACTTTACAGAAATTATTGGATAAGGAACTGATCACTATCAGTGGAAAATCAGATACGGTAGGCAAACCTTTGCTTTATACCACCGGGCAACTTTTTATGGACTATTTCGGTATTAACAATTTGGCCGATCTGCCGCATGTTAAGGACATTGCGGAAAGTGGCGAAACTATTGGCGACGAGGCAAAATAA